From a single Planctomycetia bacterium genomic region:
- a CDS encoding glycosyltransferase family 4 protein gives MTPPRIVMISRRFWPLVGGAETVVANLAAEFQRQGAHCTVLTAQWESNWPREIKHHGVRVVRIPQPSLRFYGTWRYQRGLAQWLTEHRQEYDLAYVSMLKHDAYATIGVAKQLRFPVVLRAEGAGVTGDCFWQLDANFGRKIKERCLRADAFIAPSRTIEEELVAAGYARDRIHYLPNGVSLRPIRNESAKREIRAALAEAEPSLAVGPDAPVVLYTGRLHPAKGLSTLVAAWDAINASRPDARLWLIGEGPAKAELHQQIDALGLQGRAVIAGPFDQVDDLLQAADLFVLPSREEGMSISLLEAMSAGLPVVATQIPGNETLITSDRHGLLVPVDDAGVLAGTVLRLLCEPTFAAQLGAIARARVATEYSLAQAAQAHGTLFDTCRKCHNTPLKTEN, from the coding sequence GTGACGCCGCCGCGGATAGTGATGATCTCGCGGCGATTCTGGCCGTTGGTCGGCGGCGCGGAGACCGTCGTCGCCAATCTGGCGGCCGAATTCCAGCGCCAAGGCGCGCATTGCACGGTACTCACCGCGCAGTGGGAAAGCAATTGGCCGCGCGAGATCAAGCATCATGGCGTGCGCGTAGTCCGCATCCCGCAGCCGAGCCTGCGATTCTATGGCACCTGGCGCTATCAGCGCGGCCTGGCGCAATGGTTGACGGAACATCGCCAGGAGTACGATCTCGCTTACGTTTCGATGCTCAAGCACGACGCTTATGCCACCATCGGCGTGGCGAAGCAATTGCGATTTCCCGTCGTCCTGCGCGCCGAAGGCGCCGGCGTCACCGGGGACTGTTTCTGGCAACTCGACGCCAACTTCGGCCGCAAGATCAAGGAACGCTGCCTGCGCGCCGACGCCTTCATCGCCCCCAGCCGGACGATCGAAGAAGAACTGGTCGCCGCCGGCTACGCGCGCGATCGGATTCACTACTTACCGAACGGCGTGAGCCTTCGTCCCATACGGAACGAATCGGCCAAACGAGAAATCCGCGCTGCGCTTGCCGAGGCGGAACCGTCGCTCGCTGTAGGGCCCGATGCGCCAGTCGTGCTCTACACGGGCCGCCTGCATCCGGCGAAGGGATTGTCGACGCTCGTCGCGGCTTGGGACGCGATCAACGCGAGCCGCCCCGACGCGCGGCTCTGGTTGATCGGCGAAGGCCCCGCCAAGGCCGAGTTACATCAGCAAATTGACGCGCTCGGCCTCCAGGGTCGCGCCGTCATCGCCGGACCGTTCGATCAGGTCGACGATTTGCTCCAGGCTGCCGACTTGTTCGTGCTCCCTTCTCGCGAAGAGGGAATGTCGATTTCGTTACTTGAAGCAATGTCTGCCGGATTACCCGTCGTCGCAACGCAAATACCGGGCAACGAAACGTTGATCACGTCTGACCGGCACGGCCTGCTCGTTCCGGTCGATGACGCCGGCGTGCTGGCCGGAACCGTGCTTCGACTACTTTGCGAGCCCACTTTCGCGGCACAACTGGGGGCGATAGCGCGTGCAAGAGTAGCGACGGAATACTCCTTAGCACAGGCCGCCCAAGCGCATGGAACACTGTTCGACACGTGTC
- the hpt gene encoding hypoxanthine phosphoribosyltransferase has translation MKPLLTESEVLSGVARLAAEITSSYRGRPLTMIGVMTGSVAFLADLMRRVDLPLRVGVIQARSYRGGDTRPGELAIHSELVPEVQDRDVLLVDDIFDTGRTLTALVQRISELGARSVRSCVLLSKPARVEVTYRPEFVGFEIPDRFVVGYGMDYLDAYRNLPHVAELEDADLHRDQRP, from the coding sequence GTGAAGCCGCTACTCACCGAATCTGAAGTACTGTCGGGTGTCGCACGATTGGCGGCTGAAATTACGTCCAGCTATCGCGGACGCCCGCTGACGATGATCGGCGTCATGACCGGCAGCGTGGCGTTTCTAGCGGACTTGATGCGGCGGGTCGATTTGCCGCTCCGGGTCGGCGTGATTCAAGCGCGAAGCTACCGCGGCGGCGACACACGTCCCGGCGAACTGGCGATCCACAGCGAACTGGTGCCGGAAGTTCAGGATCGCGACGTGCTACTGGTCGACGACATCTTCGACACCGGCCGCACGCTGACCGCGCTGGTCCAGCGCATTTCCGAGTTGGGCGCGCGCAGCGTGCGAAGCTGCGTGTTGCTCAGCAAGCCGGCGCGCGTGGAGGTGACTTACCGGCCCGAGTTCGTTGGCTTCGAGATCCCCGACCGTTTCGTCGTCGGCTACGGCATGGACTACCTCGACGCCTACCGCAATCTGCCGCACGTGGCGGAGTTGGAAGACGCGGACCTGCACAGGGATCAGCGCCCGTGA
- a CDS encoding aminotransferase class I/II-fold pyridoxal phosphate-dependent enzyme — MPRFSRLVDAIEPEIAFEVLARARELTAAGKEVIELEIGDSPFPSTAAAKKAGAAAIKRNETRYCPSLGLPELRRAAADYLSESHGLDLRAENIIVGPGAKTFEQLFCEAFIDAGDSVLVFSPHFPTYTANILRRNGRMWFAPLREDRQFRPDPNDVQRFLREEQRPRAIFLNSPHNPTGGVAHAEDLCLIADLVRGLDVMIFSDEPYDQMVWNGPHRSILEHPGMLEQTVAAYTLSKSYSMSGWRIGFAAAEPEVVAALGKLTNTALSCVSPISQWAAVAALREDHEERDKTMLKFRNKVKLLSTALDGIDDVSCSMPGGTFYVFPNVSKICERLDITSHGLAMYLLEAADDKLGVACLGGECFGAAGAGFLRFSCAQDDKLIKRAVEFLPDAFANKPRVEQYLADDPRFRQSAPVRTH; from the coding sequence ATGCCGCGCTTTAGCCGATTGGTTGATGCGATCGAGCCCGAGATCGCATTCGAAGTGTTGGCCCGGGCGCGCGAATTGACGGCCGCCGGGAAAGAAGTCATCGAGTTGGAAATCGGCGATAGCCCGTTTCCATCGACCGCGGCGGCGAAGAAGGCCGGCGCGGCGGCGATCAAGCGGAATGAGACGCGCTACTGCCCGTCGCTCGGCCTTCCCGAACTGCGTCGCGCGGCGGCCGATTACCTGAGCGAATCGCACGGCCTTGATCTGCGGGCCGAGAACATCATCGTCGGCCCGGGCGCGAAGACGTTCGAGCAATTGTTTTGCGAGGCGTTCATCGATGCTGGCGATAGCGTGCTGGTCTTCAGCCCGCATTTTCCCACCTACACGGCCAATATCCTGCGACGCAATGGCCGGATGTGGTTCGCACCCCTGCGAGAGGATCGCCAGTTTCGTCCCGATCCCAACGACGTGCAGCGCTTCTTAAGGGAGGAGCAGCGCCCGCGGGCCATCTTCCTGAACAGTCCGCACAACCCCACGGGCGGCGTCGCCCACGCGGAAGATCTCTGCCTGATCGCTGACCTGGTGCGCGGTCTCGACGTGATGATCTTCTCCGACGAGCCCTACGACCAGATGGTCTGGAATGGCCCGCATCGTTCCATACTCGAACATCCCGGCATGCTGGAGCAAACCGTTGCCGCTTATACGCTCAGTAAGTCGTACAGCATGAGCGGCTGGCGGATCGGCTTCGCGGCGGCGGAACCCGAAGTCGTCGCGGCGCTCGGCAAGCTGACGAACACCGCGCTCTCGTGCGTCTCGCCGATCTCCCAATGGGCGGCCGTGGCCGCGCTGCGGGAAGATCACGAAGAGCGCGACAAGACGATGCTGAAGTTTCGCAACAAAGTGAAACTTCTGTCCACCGCGCTCGACGGGATCGACGACGTGAGTTGTTCGATGCCCGGCGGGACGTTTTATGTCTTCCCGAACGTCTCGAAGATCTGCGAACGGCTCGATATCACGTCGCACGGGCTGGCCATGTATCTGCTGGAAGCGGCCGACGACAAACTCGGCGTGGCTTGTCTCGGCGGCGAGTGCTTCGGCGCGGCCGGCGCAGGCTTCCTGCGTTTCAGTTGCGCTCAAGACGATAAGCTCATCAAACGCGCTGTCGAATTCCTGCCGGACGCGTTCGCGAATAAACCGCGAGTCGAACAGTATCTCGCCGACGATCCTCGCTTCCGCCAAAGCGCTCCGGTACGCACCCATTAG